In the genome of Mucisphaera calidilacus, one region contains:
- a CDS encoding lamin tail domain-containing protein, translating into MFKQSLAAVAALGLTSGAFAGGLIISEVVDATLPGGLPKFVELTNTSGDTIDLSNFSIGNFNNGSTNLGGGASTVLSGSLAAGDSYVISYESGDSAGSGTFFDTYGFDPDNFALGAFINGDDVIALFDGPATGDGSDASIVDVFGELGVDGTGKVWETTDGYSFRNPSIVDPSGTFDPSEWTFGGANSLETGNDVEELALALSLTTPGTHNFTTSIVPTPAAFGAGMIGLLAVATRRGR; encoded by the coding sequence ATGTTCAAGCAGAGCCTCGCAGCCGTCGCAGCCCTCGGTCTGACCTCCGGTGCGTTTGCCGGCGGGCTGATCATCTCTGAAGTCGTTGACGCGACGCTCCCGGGCGGCCTGCCCAAGTTCGTCGAGCTGACCAACACCTCGGGTGACACGATCGACCTGTCCAACTTCTCGATCGGCAACTTCAATAACGGCAGCACCAACCTTGGCGGCGGAGCCTCGACGGTCCTGTCGGGGAGCCTTGCAGCGGGTGACTCCTATGTGATCTCCTACGAGTCGGGTGACAGCGCGGGCTCGGGCACCTTCTTTGACACTTATGGCTTTGATCCCGACAACTTCGCACTCGGTGCCTTCATCAACGGCGACGACGTGATCGCCCTGTTCGACGGCCCGGCCACCGGCGACGGGTCGGACGCCAGCATCGTGGATGTCTTTGGTGAACTCGGCGTCGATGGAACAGGCAAGGTGTGGGAAACCACCGATGGGTATTCGTTCCGCAACCCAAGCATCGTGGATCCCAGCGGCACATTCGATCCGAGCGAGTGGACGTTCGGCGGTGCTAACAGCCTGGAGACGGGCAACGACGTCGAAGAACTCGCGTTGGCCCTGAGCCTGACGACACCCGGCACGCACAACTTCACGACCTCGATCGTCCCGACGCCCGCGGCGTTCGGTGCCGGCATGATCGGCCTGCTGGCCGTCGCGACCCGTCGCGGCCGGTAA
- a CDS encoding PEP-CTERM sorting domain-containing protein codes for MNRITLSAAAALVAAAPAFAANVTPEVIFGSGNANGDFTVATGVGGSLELGLRGKLRFDSNNQPQNIFNYDGVDTYSFAPGTPPTGFGFAPNSPTTPIWNFEWSVNTDANGSGVNLDGGYTYELSLDVDPGAGTNFLTFDPINVASADHALGTNATGNGGGISDTANYATLLSSNNVAQNSWNYEFFNHLPPLDGFNPNTPGLYTISLTAFDGTAELVSTSININVVPTPAAFGAGMIGLLAVATRRGR; via the coding sequence ATGAACAGAATCACGCTATCCGCCGCTGCGGCCCTGGTGGCTGCTGCCCCCGCTTTTGCCGCTAATGTCACGCCTGAGGTGATCTTCGGCTCGGGCAACGCGAACGGTGATTTCACGGTCGCAACGGGTGTGGGCGGGAGTCTGGAACTCGGCTTGCGCGGCAAGCTCCGCTTCGACAGCAACAACCAACCGCAAAACATCTTCAACTACGACGGCGTCGACACCTACAGCTTCGCCCCAGGCACCCCGCCGACTGGTTTTGGTTTTGCCCCCAACAGCCCGACCACACCGATCTGGAACTTTGAATGGTCGGTGAACACCGATGCCAATGGCAGCGGCGTCAACCTCGATGGCGGGTACACCTACGAACTCAGCCTCGACGTCGATCCGGGTGCCGGCACCAACTTCCTCACCTTCGATCCCATCAACGTGGCCAGCGCCGATCACGCTCTGGGCACCAACGCGACCGGCAACGGTGGCGGCATCTCCGATACAGCGAATTACGCGACCCTTCTCTCCAGCAACAACGTGGCGCAGAACTCCTGGAATTATGAGTTTTTCAACCACCTGCCCCCGCTGGACGGCTTCAATCCGAACACGCCGGGCCTCTACACGATCTCGCTGACCGCCTTCGATGGCACGGCAGAACTCGTCTCAACCTCGATCAACATCAATGTCGTCCCGACACCCGCGGCGTTCGGTGCCGGCATGATCGGCCTTCTGGCCGTTGCGACCCGTCGCGGCCGCTGA
- a CDS encoding OmpH family outer membrane protein — protein sequence MLTRHWIMLIAALTLLASGLVGGVIAQSGLAARPTSVAVVDIQRVFAASAEKSDLEAEITQRAEALQQEGNALKERISKMRNGLDMLEPGSPSHRSKVEEIQQATFEAENWRKWEQQKLQFQNARIIKRLYASTVDAVEDVADQNGIDLVFFREPDLQERYENPQQATAQVQLRKLLWATDDVDITDAVISRMNLNYQNR from the coding sequence ATGCTCACGCGACACTGGATCATGCTCATCGCCGCCCTCACGCTTCTCGCCTCCGGCCTCGTCGGCGGGGTTATTGCCCAGAGCGGGCTCGCTGCTCGGCCGACCTCGGTCGCCGTCGTCGATATCCAGCGTGTCTTCGCTGCCTCGGCGGAGAAGTCGGACCTCGAGGCGGAGATCACCCAGCGTGCCGAGGCCCTGCAGCAGGAGGGTAACGCTCTGAAAGAGCGGATCAGCAAGATGCGCAACGGTCTCGACATGCTCGAGCCGGGTTCGCCGAGTCACCGCAGCAAGGTCGAGGAGATCCAGCAGGCGACGTTCGAGGCTGAGAACTGGCGCAAGTGGGAGCAGCAGAAGCTGCAGTTCCAGAACGCACGCATCATCAAGCGTCTCTACGCTTCCACGGTTGATGCCGTCGAGGACGTCGCCGACCAGAACGGCATCGACCTGGTCTTCTTCCGCGAGCCCGATCTGCAGGAGCGTTACGAGAACCCCCAGCAGGCGACGGCGCAGGTTCAGCTGCGCAAGCTGCTCTGGGCGACGGATGACGTGGACATCACCGACGCGGTCATCAGCCGGATGAACCTCAACTACCAGAACCGCTGA
- the lpxC gene encoding UDP-3-O-acyl-N-acetylglucosamine deacetylase — protein sequence MRNPVQKTLKAEVSLRDRGLFSGVPVTMRLLPAKAGHGIVFVRVDRHATRIPAQVDFAVDQPRRTALASEEVTVETVEHILSALAGLGVTNAVVELDAAEVPAFDGSSQAFVEAMLSVGFADQAAPVEPLVVRERVEVTAGDSVVVAEPVKDPGACQFSYELDYRPHPFLGHSVARFTPALDDYASAIAPARTFVLEDEAKALQNIGLGTHLTPETLLVFNDDGPLPPNSLRFSDEPARHKLLDLLGDLSLAGRPIVGRIHAVKSGHALNRAMAARLLDACK from the coding sequence ATGCGGAACCCCGTGCAGAAGACGTTGAAGGCGGAGGTCTCGCTTCGTGATCGGGGCTTGTTCTCGGGTGTGCCCGTGACGATGCGGCTGCTGCCGGCAAAAGCGGGGCACGGGATTGTGTTCGTGCGTGTGGATCGTCACGCCACGCGGATCCCGGCTCAAGTCGATTTTGCGGTTGATCAGCCGAGGCGGACGGCTCTGGCGTCGGAGGAGGTGACGGTCGAGACCGTCGAGCACATTCTGTCCGCACTCGCTGGGCTGGGCGTGACCAATGCGGTGGTGGAGCTGGATGCGGCAGAAGTGCCTGCGTTTGACGGATCATCACAGGCATTTGTCGAAGCAATGCTTAGCGTGGGGTTTGCTGATCAGGCTGCACCCGTGGAGCCGCTGGTGGTGCGGGAGCGTGTGGAGGTGACTGCGGGGGATTCGGTCGTCGTGGCGGAGCCGGTGAAGGATCCGGGTGCGTGTCAGTTCAGCTATGAATTGGACTACCGTCCTCATCCGTTTCTCGGCCACTCGGTGGCTAGATTTACTCCTGCTCTCGATGACTACGCCTCGGCGATCGCGCCGGCGCGGACCTTCGTGCTGGAGGACGAGGCTAAGGCTCTTCAAAATATAGGTTTGGGAACGCACCTGACCCCTGAGACGCTTCTGGTGTTCAACGACGATGGTCCGCTGCCGCCTAACAGCCTGCGGTTCTCGGATGAGCCGGCTCGTCATAAGTTGTTGGATCTGCTGGGCGACCTGTCGCTGGCCGGGCGGCCGATTGTGGGGCGGATCCACGCGGTGAAGTCGGGGCATGCGTTGAACCGGGCGATGGCGGCGCGACTGCTTGATGCATGCAAGTAA
- the lpxD gene encoding UDP-3-O-(3-hydroxymyristoyl)glucosamine N-acyltransferase, producing MNDVANPTPPITTGELAQQLAGLLRGPSDIAIMGLNDLGHASAGQLTFVGDQRHVEAWNQSQASAALVSEGVEIEPGEGRALIVIPNADLAMARALEYFAPEPTRPEPGVHPSCVIHPTASVSPSASLGPNCIVGARAVVGDGCVLHGNNHLYEDTRLGNGCVLHAGAVLRERCTAGDRCILHTHVCIGGDGFGYRPEQTETGPRIVKIPHLGHVTMGDECEIGGSTCIDRGKFGPTTLGHQVKIDNLCQIGHNCTIGNLVIIAGSCGIGGSVVIKDGATIAGGVVLRDHITIGAGATVLGAAVVGFDVPDGETWGGFPAKPTREWLREVSCMKELPALVKKHRRNG from the coding sequence ATGAATGACGTGGCGAACCCGACCCCGCCCATCACCACCGGCGAGCTGGCCCAACAGCTCGCCGGCCTCTTGCGCGGGCCGTCCGACATCGCGATCATGGGCCTCAATGACCTTGGCCACGCAAGCGCGGGTCAGCTGACATTCGTTGGCGATCAGCGGCACGTCGAGGCGTGGAACCAGTCACAGGCATCGGCGGCGCTGGTCAGTGAGGGTGTCGAGATCGAGCCGGGTGAGGGGCGTGCACTCATTGTGATCCCCAACGCCGACCTCGCGATGGCGCGAGCGTTGGAGTACTTCGCGCCGGAGCCGACCCGACCCGAGCCGGGCGTCCACCCCTCCTGCGTGATTCACCCGACCGCCAGCGTCAGCCCCTCCGCCAGCCTCGGCCCCAACTGCATCGTCGGGGCCAGGGCGGTCGTGGGCGACGGCTGCGTGCTGCATGGCAACAATCACCTTTACGAAGATACTCGCCTGGGCAACGGCTGCGTCTTGCACGCAGGGGCGGTTCTCCGCGAGCGGTGCACGGCGGGCGACCGCTGCATCCTTCACACCCATGTCTGCATCGGAGGCGACGGTTTCGGGTACCGGCCGGAGCAGACCGAGACGGGGCCGCGCATCGTGAAGATCCCTCATCTCGGGCACGTCACGATGGGCGACGAATGCGAGATCGGCGGCTCCACCTGCATCGACCGCGGGAAATTCGGGCCCACGACGCTCGGGCATCAGGTCAAGATCGACAACCTCTGCCAGATCGGTCACAACTGCACGATCGGGAATCTCGTGATCATTGCGGGCTCGTGTGGCATTGGAGGCTCGGTGGTCATCAAGGACGGGGCCACCATCGCGGGCGGCGTTGTGCTGCGTGACCACATCACGATCGGCGCCGGGGCGACGGTGCTGGGTGCCGCGGTGGTCGGGTTTGACGTGCCCGACGGCGAGACGTGGGGCGGGTTCCCGGCGAAGCCGACGCGTGAGTGGCTGCGCGAGGTGTCATGCATGAAGGAACTGCCGGCGTTGGTGAAGAAGCACCGCAGGAACGGGTGA